In a genomic window of Cydia fagiglandana chromosome 8, ilCydFagi1.1, whole genome shotgun sequence:
- the LOC134666755 gene encoding tyrosine-protein phosphatase non-receptor type 11 encodes MITRRWFHPSLTGVDAERLLMDCGRDGFFLARPSMSNQGDFTLSVRRGNEVTHIKIQNNGEFLDLYGGEKFATLSELVQYYMENQGQLREKNGNVIRLKTPLNCADPTTERWYHGQLTAKEAERMMLENGKNGSFLVRESQRQPGDFVLSVRTHDRVTHVIIRRQDKKYDVGGGQQFPDLVSLVEHYRSFPMVETTGEVLRLMQPFNATRIQVRHFQTRVKQLQKENEGPIESMAYKQGFWEEFETLQMMENLQLFDRMEGSKPENIRKNRYKNIIPFDHTRVVLRDIPADALPGADYINANYIRCDSTEPGADHDCNGSNENGCPQLRSGTPTKSKDKSSPNHTPITEDKSLGSKESLKSYGNGTHKSLPPYEPSVLPSNPNYVNTTIPKAAVEAENGVAEHVYHKTYIATQGCLPTTIYQFWSMIWQEDVRVIIMTTKEIERGKVKCERYWPHLNKTDSIMKFTIVNEFESSTQDYTLRRFVVTKSDEPGVKRQIFHFHFTAWPDHGVPSEPGRVLNILLDVNYRLQQIMTSDAPPAAAVVCVHCSAGIGRTGTFIVIDMILDQIRKEGFDCEIDVHRTVQMVRDQRSGMVQNEAQYKFIYMAVLEFIETVKQRVGLGSADSKARNHPKEIVERFGAWK; translated from the coding sequence ATGATCACTCGGCGTTGGTTCCACCCGTCGCTGACGGGCGTGGACGCGGAGCGGCTGCTGATGGACTGCGGCCGCGACGGGTTCTTCCTCGCGCGGCCCAGCATGAGCAACCAGGGCGACTTCACGCTGTCCGTGCGCCGCGGCAACGAGGTCACGCACATCAAGATACAGAACAATGGGGAGTTCCTCGATTTGTACGGCGGCGAGAAGTTCGCTACGCTCTCCGAGCTCGTCCAGTATTACATGGAGAACCAGGGCCAGCTGCGCGAGAAAAACGGTAACGTCATCCGATTAAAAACTCCACTCAACTGTGCCGATCCTACCACTGAACGCTGGTACCATGGCCAGCTCACCGCTAAAGAAGCGGAGAGGATGATGCTCGAAAACGGGAAGAACGGCTCCTTCCTAGTTCGCGAGTCCCAGCGCCAGCCCGGGGACTTTGTCCTTTCCGTGAGGACCCACGACCGCGTCACACACGTCATCATTCGCCGCCAGGACAAAAAGTACGACGTCGGCGGCGGACAACAGTTTCCCGACCTTGTCAGTCTCGTCGAGCACTACCGGAGCTTCCCCATGGTCGAGACCACAGGCGAGGTGTTGCGCCTCATGCAACCTTTCAACGCAACTCGCATCCAGGTCCGCCACTTCCAGACTCGCGTCAAACAGCTGCAGAAGGAGAACGAGGGACCCATAGAGAGCATGGCCTACAAGCAGGGCTTCTGGGAGGAGTTCGAGACGCTGCAGATGATGGAGAACCTACAGCTGTTCGACCGCATGGAGGGCTCCAAGCCCGAGAATATCAGAAAAAACCGGTATAAGAATATCATCCCATTCGACCACACCCGCGTAGTGCTTCGGGATATCCCGGCGGACGCGCTTCCGGGCGCCGACTACATCAACGCCAACTACATCCGCTGCGACAGCACCGAGCCAGGCGCCGACCACGACTGCAACGGCTCCAACGAAAATGGCTGCCCGCAGCTCCGCAGTGGCACGCCTACCAAGAGCAAAGACAAGTCCTCCCCAAATCACACGCCTATCACGGAGGATAAATCATTAGGCTCCAAGGAAAGTCTAAAATCGTATGGCAACGGGACTCATAAGTCGCTTCCTCCTTACGAACCCAGCGTTCTCCCCTCGAATCCCAACTACGTCAACACGACGATACCGAAAGCAGCGGTGGAGGCAGAGAATGGTGTCGCCGAGCACGTATATCATAAGACATACATCGCCACGCAGGGGTGCCTGCCCACAACCATCTACCAGTTCTGGTCCATGATCTGGCAGGAGGACGTCCGCGTCATCATAATGACGACTAAAGAGATCGAACGAGGCAAGGTCAAATGCGAGAGGTACTGGCCGCATTTGAACAAGACAGATTCAATAATGAAGTTCACGATCGTGAACGAGTTCGAGTCGTCGACGCAGGACTACACGCTACGGCGATTCGTGGTGACGAAGAGCGACGAGCCGGGCGTCAAGCGACAGATCTTCCACTTCCACTTCACGGCGTGGCCCGACCACGGCGTGCCGTCGGAGCCCGGCCGCGTGCTGAACATCCTGCTGGACGTGAACTACCGCCTGCAGCAGATCATGACGAGCGACGCGCCACCGGCCGCCGCCGTCGTATGCGTGCACTGCTCGGCGGGCATCGGCCGCACGGGCACCTTCATCGTCATCGACATGATCCTCGACCAGATCAGGAAGGAGGGTTTCGACTGCGAGATCGATGTCCACCGCACCGTGCAGATGGTGCGCGACCAGCGCTCTGGAATGGTGCAGAATGAGGCTCAGTATAAGTTCATCTACATGGCGGTGCTAGAGTTCATCGAGACGGTGAAGCAGCGCGTGGGGCTGGGCTCTGCGGACTCGAAGGCGCGCAATCACCCGAAAGAGATCGTAGAGAGATTCGGCGCGTGGAAATAA
- the LOC134666833 gene encoding protein yippee-like 5 has protein sequence MGKIFLDHIGGTRLFSCAACDVNLTNRSELISTRFTGATGRAFLFHKVVNLVYSGVQDRVMLTGRHMVRDVSCKNCSTKLGWVYEFATEENQRYKEGRVILERALVTESDGIEEIQVNDD, from the exons ATGGGCAAGATATTCCTGGATCATATTGGAGGCACTCGCCTGTTCTCGTGTGCAGCGTGTGATGTAAACCTTACTAATCGTTCAGAGCTAATCAGTACAAGATTCACTGGAGctacag GCCGCGCTTTTCTCTTCCATAAAGTTGTGAACTTGGTATACTCGGGAGTACAGGACCGGGTGATGCTGACTGGTCGGCACATGGTGCGAGACGTCTCCTGCAAGAATTGTTCCACCAAGCTCGGCTGGGTGTACGAGTTTGCTACTGAGGAAAACCAAAG GTACAAGGAAGGTCGCGTTATCCTGGAGCGAGCGCTGGTCACGGAAAGCGACGGCATAGAGGAAATACAAGTCAACGACGATTAG
- the LOC134666703 gene encoding TBC1 domain family member 19, producing MEELKDEAIHHTALKLAEEIKNLSIYKSFYSDVQKLVSSTNVKKEDFKQTLQQAMKEKGLDTKLRNTVYHWVRTQTKQNKLDPLTSLQKASAQWEKRIHKSLNSMCSDLETSLAKIRPQSEQDELSEKWNELSTYTLDLSKYRPVYAPKDFLEVLLTLSGYVPFTREDEPKWEFAHLPLQVKTLDELRKVYPEWSSGEPLLGVNPSMPSQVPGFATLEAERVGLGERVAALAYAPVAQEYLKRGSPQSLRATLWSLVLGSDVRQQQVTAFNQLKASVLEVDLMIDKLIFKDVQLTASNDDQYFVFEDLLYQVMLCFSRDCSVQSALVEAGCAGAPLMVAVRGRHAPADRLIAFPPSGVIPFHGFSMYATPFCYLYDDPVQLYYTFRAFYIRYWHRLHYISTHPQGIVSLCLLYERLLEANEPLLWIHFRNININPVRVVFKWLMRAFSGHLPPDQLLLLWDAILGYDSLEILPLLALAILSFRKENIFQVNTLQNVDAVLADLSTISVIPLLQLALMKP from the exons ATGGAAGAATTAAAAGATGAAGCCATTCATCACACTGCACTGAAGTTAGCAGAAGAGATAAAAAACTTATCAATATACAAATCATTTTACAGTGACGTTCAG AAATTGGTATCTTCGACAAATGTTAAAAAAGAAGACTTCAAACAAACTTTACAACAAGCGATGAAAGAAAAAGGATTAGATACAAAGTTAAGAAACACAGTGTACCATTGGGTGAGAACTCAGACCAAGCAAAAT aaattgGATCCGTTAACGTCTTTACAAAAAGCGAGTGCTCAGTGGGAGAAAAGGATTCACAAATCACTAAATTCAATGTGTTCTGACTTAGAGACCTCTTTAGCAAAAATAAGGCCCCAAAGTGAACAAGATGAACTCTCGGAGAAGTGGAATGAACTTAGCACATACACCTTAG atttaTCAAAATACAGACCAGTTTACGCACCAAAGGACTTTTTAGAAGTATTACTAACATTATCCGGTTATGTTCCTTTTACGAGAGA AGATGAACCTAAATGGGAATTCGCGCATTTACCTCTCCAAGTGAAGACGTTGGATGAATTG AGGAAAGTGTATCCTGAATGGTCATCCGGTGAGCCGCTGCTCGGCGTGAACCCTTCGATGCCGAGTCAAGTCCCGGGGTTCGCGACACTGGAGGCCGAGCGGGTGGGGCTAGGGGAGCGCGTGGCGGCTCTGGCTTACGCCCCTGTCGCGCAGGAGTACCTCAAGAGGGGCAGTCCGCAGTCGCTACGGGCTACGCTGTGGTCTCTGGTGCTCGGCTCTGATGTGAGACAACAG caAGTAACGGCGTTCAACCAACTGAAAGCGAGTGTTCTGGAGGTAGACCTGATGATTGACAAGCTCATCTTCAAAGATGTGCAGCTCACTGCTTCCAATGACGACCAGTACTTCGTCTTCGAGGACCTCCTGTACCAG gtgATGCTATGTTTTTCGCGCGACTGCAGCGTGCAGTCCGCGCTGGTGGAGGCGGGGTGCGCGGGCGCGCCGCTGATGGTGGCCGTGCGCGGCCGCCACGCGCCCGCCGACCGCCTCATCGCTTTCCCGCCGAGCGGCGTCATTCCCTTCCACGGCTTCTCTATGTACG CGACGCCATTCTGTTACCTGTACGACGATCCGGTGCAGCTGTATTATACGTTCCGGGCCTTCTACATACGCTATTGGCACCGACTGCATTACATTTCGACTCACCCACAG GGTATTGTTTCACTGTGTCTGCTGTATGAAAGGCTTTTGGAAGCAAATGAGCCACTGCTATGGATACATTTTCGAAATATTAACATAAATCC tGTAAGGGTGGTCTTCAAATGGCTGATGCGCGCCTTCAGTGGACACTTGCCCCCCGACCAACTGCTGTTGCTGTGGGACGCCATACTTGGCTACGATTCCCTCGAAATCCTACCACTTTTAGCGCTGGCAATACTGAGCTTCCGAAAGGAGAACATCTTTCAAGTGAATACGCTGCAAAACGTAGACGCGGTGCTAGCCGATTTGTCTACAATTTCGGTCATTCCGCTTCTGCAGTTGGCACTCATGAAACCTTAG
- the LOC134666702 gene encoding alkylated DNA repair protein alkB homolog 8 isoform X1, with the protein MLEEEKKTYRKQKRFAARLKSSKGIICIEKPNRNVVLCNVGKATGLIKEDVHNLIAKTLPNLALPKLIAEKGETHSFLVFKSDDDAALFYKECNGKIKLHGTPIYMNFVVNVPNLEVICKHDLPEGLLILDDFITPAEEDLFLNLFKFEESNNLKNRQVAHYGYEFRYGSNDVDLSAPLEQAIPKECDMLWQRLRDQGIDVGVPDQLTVNKYEPGQGIPSHVDKHSPFGDTILSVSLGCSVVMDWKHHSGKSVPVVVPARSLLIMQGEARYDWQHGIQPRTWDPVIRTEAARVVTTDSRPRRVRVSLTFRWTRSGACACPYHTLCDSRSGTEIDAVASRLEEVHVHQVYEQIAGHFSTTRHKPWPKVVEFMLGVPQGSVVLDLGSGNGKNVLLRDDILQIAGERSSGLLSECHQRLSNTAKPNDCVRLDLCSAPLRDACADAAICIAVVHHFSSKPRRLAAISTIHRVLRPGGRALLTVWSKDQTRSNYLDNTKQSSDEAVVSVEGVTLPVHQNRTQFKHQDLLVPWKLRNIKDNKLSDAQNTLLRYYHVFEESELDGLCEEVGFVVEKSFYEEGNWCVICRKK; encoded by the exons ATGCTAGAAGAAGAGAAGAAAACTTATCGAAAGCAGAAAAGATTTGCCGCACGTCTTAAAAGTTCTAAGGGAATTATTTGTATAGAGAAACCTAATCGC AATGTGGTTCTGTGTAATGTAGGTAAAGCTACAGGTTTAATAAAAGAAGATGTTCACAATCTAATAGCAAAAACATTACCAAACTTAGCCCTACCTAAGTTGATAGCTGAAAAGGGTGAAACACAttcgtttttagtatttaagagtGACGATGATGCGGCGTTATTCTACAAAGAATGTAATGGGAAAATTAAACTCCATGGAACTCCAATTTACATGAACTTTGTTGTAAATG ttccaAACCTCGAAGTGATTTGCAAACACGACCTTCCCGAGGGCCTGCTTATACTCGATGACTTCATCACTCCAGCAGAAGAGGATTTATTTCTTAACCTCTTTAAGTTTGAAGAGTCCAATAACCTGAAGAACCGACAAGTGGCTCACTACGGATATGAGTTCCGATATGGCAGCAACGATGTGGACTTGTCGGCTCCGCTGGAACAGGCAATACCAAAGGAATGTGATATGTTGTGGCAACGGTTGAGGGACCAAGGGATCGATGTTGGGGTGCCTGATCAGCTGACAGTCAACAAATATGAACCTGGGCAAG GCATTCCATCTCACGTGGACAAGCACAGTCCGTTCGGAGACACAATCCTGTCAGTGTCCCTTGGCTGCTCGGTGGTAATGGACTGGAAGCACCACTCCGGCAAATCTGTGCCAGTCGTGGTGCCGGCACGCTCCTTGCTCATTATGCAGGGTGAGGCAAG GTACGACTGGCAGCACGGCATCCAACCCCGCACATGGGACCCCGTGATCCGCACGGAGGCCGCACGTGTCGTGACGACGGACTCGCGGCCTCGCCGCGTGCGCGTCTCGCTCACGTTCCGTTGGACGAGAAGCGGCGCTTGCGCATGTCCCTATCACACGCTGTGCGACAGTAGGAGTGGGACAGAGATAGATGCGGTGGCTAGTAGGCTGGAGGAGGTTCATGTACATCAA GTGTACGAGCAGATAGCGGGCCACTTCAGCACCACTCGCCACAAACCCTGGCCCAAAGTGGTGGAGTTCATGCTTGGAGTGCCCCAGGGCTCCGTAGTTCTGGATCTGGGCAGCGGCAACGGCAAGAACGTGCTGTTGAGAGACGACATCCTgcag atcGCAGGCGAGCGCAGCAGCGGGCTACTATCTGAATGCCACCAACGACTGAGTAATACTGCGAAACCGAACGACTGTGTACGCCTGGACCTATGTTCAGCACCCCTGCGGGACGCATGCGCCGACGCGGCTATATGCATCGCAGTCGTGCACCACTTCAGCAGTAAG CCGCGCCGCCTCGCCGCCATCTCCACCATCCACCGGGTGCTCCGCCCCGGCGGCCGCGCGCTGCTCACCGTGTGGTCCAAGGACCAGACGCGCTCCAACTACCTCGACAACACCAAACAGTCTTCAGACGAAGCCGTCGTCAGCGTCGAGGGTGTGACCCTCCCCGTCCACCAAAACAGAACACAGTTCAAACACCAAGATCTACTCGTCCCTTGGAAACTTAGAAATATTAAGGATAACAAACTTTCCGACGCACAAAATACCCTTCTGAGGTACTATCACGTTTTTGAAGAGAGCGAACTTGACGGGTTGTGCGAGGAAGTGGGATTCGTCGTTGAGAAAAGCTTCTACGAGGAAGGGAATTGGTGTGTTATATGCAGAAAgaaataa
- the LOC134666702 gene encoding alkylated DNA repair protein alkB homolog 8 isoform X2 — protein sequence MLEEEKKTYRKQKRFAARLKSSKGIICIEKPNRNVVLCNVGKATGLIKEDVHNLIAKTLPNLALPKLIAEKGETHSFLVFKSDDDAALFYKECNGKIKLHGTPIYMNFVVNVPNLEVICKHDLPEGLLILDDFITPAEEDLFLNLFKFEESNNLKNRQVAHYGYEFRYGSNDVDLSAPLEQAIPKECDMLWQRLRDQGIDVGVPDQLTVNKYEPGQGIPSHVDKHSPFGDTILSVSLGCSVVMDWKHHSGKSVPVVVPARSLLIMQGEARYDWQHGIQPRTWDPVIRTEAARVVTTDSRPRRVRVSLTFRWTRSGACACPYHTLCDSRSGTEIDAVASRLEEVHVHQVYEQIAGHFSTTRHKPWPKVVEFMLGVPQGSVVLDLGSGNGKNMLLRDDILQIAGERSSGLLSECHQRLSNTAKPNDCVRLDLCSAPLRDACADAAICIAVVHHFSSKPRRLAAISTIHRVLRPGGRALLTVWSKDQTRSNYLDNTKQSSDEAVVSVEGVTLPVHQNRTQFKHQDLLVPWKLRNIKDNKLSDAQNTLLRYYHVFEESELDGLCEEVGFVVEKSFYEEGNWCVICRKK from the exons ATGCTAGAAGAAGAGAAGAAAACTTATCGAAAGCAGAAAAGATTTGCCGCACGTCTTAAAAGTTCTAAGGGAATTATTTGTATAGAGAAACCTAATCGC AATGTGGTTCTGTGTAATGTAGGTAAAGCTACAGGTTTAATAAAAGAAGATGTTCACAATCTAATAGCAAAAACATTACCAAACTTAGCCCTACCTAAGTTGATAGCTGAAAAGGGTGAAACACAttcgtttttagtatttaagagtGACGATGATGCGGCGTTATTCTACAAAGAATGTAATGGGAAAATTAAACTCCATGGAACTCCAATTTACATGAACTTTGTTGTAAATG ttccaAACCTCGAAGTGATTTGCAAACACGACCTTCCCGAGGGCCTGCTTATACTCGATGACTTCATCACTCCAGCAGAAGAGGATTTATTTCTTAACCTCTTTAAGTTTGAAGAGTCCAATAACCTGAAGAACCGACAAGTGGCTCACTACGGATATGAGTTCCGATATGGCAGCAACGATGTGGACTTGTCGGCTCCGCTGGAACAGGCAATACCAAAGGAATGTGATATGTTGTGGCAACGGTTGAGGGACCAAGGGATCGATGTTGGGGTGCCTGATCAGCTGACAGTCAACAAATATGAACCTGGGCAAG GCATTCCATCTCACGTGGACAAGCACAGTCCGTTCGGAGACACAATCCTGTCAGTGTCCCTTGGCTGCTCGGTGGTAATGGACTGGAAGCACCACTCCGGCAAATCTGTGCCAGTCGTGGTGCCGGCACGCTCCTTGCTCATTATGCAGGGTGAGGCAAG GTACGACTGGCAGCACGGCATCCAACCCCGCACATGGGACCCCGTGATCCGCACGGAGGCCGCACGTGTCGTGACGACGGACTCGCGGCCTCGCCGCGTGCGCGTCTCGCTCACGTTCCGTTGGACGAGAAGCGGCGCTTGCGCATGTCCCTATCACACGCTGTGCGACAGTAGGAGTGGGACAGAGATAGATGCGGTGGCTAGTAGGCTGGAGGAGGTTCATGTACATCAA GTGTACGAGCAGATAGCGGGCCACTTCAGCACCACTCGCCACAAACCCTGGCCCAAAGTGGTGGAGTTCATGCTTGGAGTGCCCCAGGGCTCCGTAGTTCTGGATCTGGGCAGCGGCAACGGCAAGAAC ATGCTGCTGAGGGACGACATCCTACAG atcGCAGGCGAGCGCAGCAGCGGGCTACTATCTGAATGCCACCAACGACTGAGTAATACTGCGAAACCGAACGACTGTGTACGCCTGGACCTATGTTCAGCACCCCTGCGGGACGCATGCGCCGACGCGGCTATATGCATCGCAGTCGTGCACCACTTCAGCAGTAAG CCGCGCCGCCTCGCCGCCATCTCCACCATCCACCGGGTGCTCCGCCCCGGCGGCCGCGCGCTGCTCACCGTGTGGTCCAAGGACCAGACGCGCTCCAACTACCTCGACAACACCAAACAGTCTTCAGACGAAGCCGTCGTCAGCGTCGAGGGTGTGACCCTCCCCGTCCACCAAAACAGAACACAGTTCAAACACCAAGATCTACTCGTCCCTTGGAAACTTAGAAATATTAAGGATAACAAACTTTCCGACGCACAAAATACCCTTCTGAGGTACTATCACGTTTTTGAAGAGAGCGAACTTGACGGGTTGTGCGAGGAAGTGGGATTCGTCGTTGAGAAAAGCTTCTACGAGGAAGGGAATTGGTGTGTTATATGCAGAAAgaaataa
- the LOC134666702 gene encoding alkylated DNA repair protein alkB homolog 8 isoform X3: MNFVVNVPNLEVICKHDLPEGLLILDDFITPAEEDLFLNLFKFEESNNLKNRQVAHYGYEFRYGSNDVDLSAPLEQAIPKECDMLWQRLRDQGIDVGVPDQLTVNKYEPGQGIPSHVDKHSPFGDTILSVSLGCSVVMDWKHHSGKSVPVVVPARSLLIMQGEARYDWQHGIQPRTWDPVIRTEAARVVTTDSRPRRVRVSLTFRWTRSGACACPYHTLCDSRSGTEIDAVASRLEEVHVHQVYEQIAGHFSTTRHKPWPKVVEFMLGVPQGSVVLDLGSGNGKNVLLRDDILQIAGERSSGLLSECHQRLSNTAKPNDCVRLDLCSAPLRDACADAAICIAVVHHFSSKPRRLAAISTIHRVLRPGGRALLTVWSKDQTRSNYLDNTKQSSDEAVVSVEGVTLPVHQNRTQFKHQDLLVPWKLRNIKDNKLSDAQNTLLRYYHVFEESELDGLCEEVGFVVEKSFYEEGNWCVICRKK; this comes from the exons ATGAACTTTGTTGTAAATG ttccaAACCTCGAAGTGATTTGCAAACACGACCTTCCCGAGGGCCTGCTTATACTCGATGACTTCATCACTCCAGCAGAAGAGGATTTATTTCTTAACCTCTTTAAGTTTGAAGAGTCCAATAACCTGAAGAACCGACAAGTGGCTCACTACGGATATGAGTTCCGATATGGCAGCAACGATGTGGACTTGTCGGCTCCGCTGGAACAGGCAATACCAAAGGAATGTGATATGTTGTGGCAACGGTTGAGGGACCAAGGGATCGATGTTGGGGTGCCTGATCAGCTGACAGTCAACAAATATGAACCTGGGCAAG GCATTCCATCTCACGTGGACAAGCACAGTCCGTTCGGAGACACAATCCTGTCAGTGTCCCTTGGCTGCTCGGTGGTAATGGACTGGAAGCACCACTCCGGCAAATCTGTGCCAGTCGTGGTGCCGGCACGCTCCTTGCTCATTATGCAGGGTGAGGCAAG GTACGACTGGCAGCACGGCATCCAACCCCGCACATGGGACCCCGTGATCCGCACGGAGGCCGCACGTGTCGTGACGACGGACTCGCGGCCTCGCCGCGTGCGCGTCTCGCTCACGTTCCGTTGGACGAGAAGCGGCGCTTGCGCATGTCCCTATCACACGCTGTGCGACAGTAGGAGTGGGACAGAGATAGATGCGGTGGCTAGTAGGCTGGAGGAGGTTCATGTACATCAA GTGTACGAGCAGATAGCGGGCCACTTCAGCACCACTCGCCACAAACCCTGGCCCAAAGTGGTGGAGTTCATGCTTGGAGTGCCCCAGGGCTCCGTAGTTCTGGATCTGGGCAGCGGCAACGGCAAGAACGTGCTGTTGAGAGACGACATCCTgcag atcGCAGGCGAGCGCAGCAGCGGGCTACTATCTGAATGCCACCAACGACTGAGTAATACTGCGAAACCGAACGACTGTGTACGCCTGGACCTATGTTCAGCACCCCTGCGGGACGCATGCGCCGACGCGGCTATATGCATCGCAGTCGTGCACCACTTCAGCAGTAAG CCGCGCCGCCTCGCCGCCATCTCCACCATCCACCGGGTGCTCCGCCCCGGCGGCCGCGCGCTGCTCACCGTGTGGTCCAAGGACCAGACGCGCTCCAACTACCTCGACAACACCAAACAGTCTTCAGACGAAGCCGTCGTCAGCGTCGAGGGTGTGACCCTCCCCGTCCACCAAAACAGAACACAGTTCAAACACCAAGATCTACTCGTCCCTTGGAAACTTAGAAATATTAAGGATAACAAACTTTCCGACGCACAAAATACCCTTCTGAGGTACTATCACGTTTTTGAAGAGAGCGAACTTGACGGGTTGTGCGAGGAAGTGGGATTCGTCGTTGAGAAAAGCTTCTACGAGGAAGGGAATTGGTGTGTTATATGCAGAAAgaaataa